One Actinomyces respiraculi DNA window includes the following coding sequences:
- a CDS encoding ABC transporter substrate-binding protein: protein MTTHPILRPSLSRRSLLCSLATGAAALSLAACAEDSDQSTGTVEYWLWDAGQLPAYEACAEAFKAKTGITVNITQIGWGDYWTKLTAGFIAGTGPDAFTDHISKFAQFVDLEVLVPLDEQAAWSGVDESAFQEGLIDLWKGEDGHQYGCPKDWDTVAVFYNRAMLAEAGLTEADLADWSWNPHDGGTFERILARLTVDKNGVHGDEPGFDRDHVAVYGLGIQDAGSGDGQTQWSPFTGSAGDWHYTNKETWGNHYRYDEKVFQDTLDWYFGLVDKGYLCPRGAFSTTTSTDVQLGSGKIAMCISGSWMFSTFAKLDIEVGIAANPVGPNGRSVSLFNGLGDSVCKQSANIEQACQWVSFLGTAEAQDIVASYGIVFPAISSSTQAAVEVFEETGLPTAPFTQHVEDGSTFFFPLTYFGADVTAIMQPATDDLWANRVPASTLTKYNDQVNLLFETSTHTKD from the coding sequence ATGACGACTCACCCCATTCTTCGCCCCTCACTGTCGCGCCGCAGCCTCCTGTGCTCCCTGGCCACGGGCGCAGCCGCCCTGAGTCTGGCGGCCTGCGCCGAGGACTCGGACCAGAGCACCGGCACCGTGGAGTACTGGCTGTGGGACGCCGGCCAGCTCCCCGCCTACGAGGCCTGTGCCGAGGCCTTCAAAGCCAAGACCGGCATCACGGTCAACATCACCCAGATCGGCTGGGGCGACTACTGGACCAAACTGACGGCGGGCTTCATTGCCGGGACCGGTCCGGACGCCTTCACCGACCACATCTCCAAGTTCGCCCAGTTCGTGGACCTGGAGGTCCTGGTCCCGTTGGACGAGCAGGCCGCGTGGTCGGGCGTCGACGAGTCCGCCTTCCAGGAGGGGCTCATCGATCTGTGGAAGGGAGAGGACGGACACCAGTACGGCTGCCCCAAGGACTGGGACACCGTGGCGGTCTTCTACAACCGGGCCATGCTCGCCGAGGCCGGCCTGACCGAGGCCGACCTGGCCGACTGGTCCTGGAACCCCCACGACGGGGGCACCTTCGAGAGGATCCTCGCCCGGCTGACCGTGGACAAGAACGGTGTGCACGGGGACGAGCCCGGTTTCGACAGGGACCACGTCGCCGTGTACGGCCTGGGTATCCAGGACGCCGGCTCCGGGGACGGCCAGACCCAGTGGAGCCCCTTCACCGGCTCGGCCGGCGACTGGCACTACACGAACAAGGAGACGTGGGGCAACCACTACCGCTACGACGAGAAGGTCTTCCAGGACACCTTGGACTGGTACTTCGGCCTGGTGGACAAGGGGTACCTGTGCCCCCGCGGCGCCTTCTCCACCACGACGAGCACCGACGTCCAGCTCGGCAGCGGCAAGATCGCCATGTGCATCTCCGGCTCGTGGATGTTCAGCACCTTCGCCAAGCTCGACATCGAGGTCGGAATCGCGGCGAATCCCGTGGGGCCCAACGGCCGGTCGGTCTCCCTGTTCAACGGGCTGGGCGACTCGGTGTGCAAGCAGTCGGCCAACATCGAGCAGGCCTGCCAGTGGGTGTCCTTCCTGGGCACCGCCGAGGCGCAGGACATCGTGGCCTCCTACGGCATCGTCTTCCCGGCGATCTCCTCCTCCACTCAGGCGGCCGTCGAGGTCTTCGAGGAGACGGGTCTTCCCACGGCGCCCTTCACCCAGCACGTGGAGGACGGCTCGACCTTCTTCTTCCCGCTGACCTACTTCGGCGCGGACGTCACAGCCATCATGCAGCCCGCCACGGACGACCTGTGGGCCAACCGCGTGCCCGCCTCAACGCTGACGAAGTACAACGACCAGGTTAACCTCCTGTTCGAGACCTCCACCCACACCAAGGACTGA
- the recA gene encoding recombinase RecA, with product MPAANQTQDRAKALATALAQIDKSFGKGSVMRLGDDSRPPVAIIPTGSTALDVALGIGGLPRGRVVEIYGPESSGKTTVALHAVANAQRAGGNAAFIDAEHALDPVYAKALGVDTDNLLVSQPDTGEQALEIADMLIRSGGLDIIVVDSVAALVPKAEIEGEMGDSHVGLQARLMSQALRKITGALSATGTTAIFINQLREKIGVFFGSPETTTGGKALKFYASVRIDVRRIQTLKDGDQPVGNRTRAKVVKNKMAPPFKQAEFDIIYGQGISREGGLIDLGVENGVIRKSGAWFTYGTDQLGQGKENARTFLRDNPELANEIENKILGVLGIGEAGRKAREEAQAAAEAAEQAAAQAAAQTAAPQAAAASAGGGGASARKRKKAVEEADAFGEDADGF from the coding sequence ATGCCCGCAGCCAACCAGACCCAGGACCGCGCCAAGGCCCTGGCCACCGCCCTCGCCCAGATCGACAAGTCCTTCGGCAAGGGCTCCGTCATGCGCCTGGGTGACGACTCGCGCCCGCCGGTGGCCATCATCCCCACGGGCTCGACCGCACTGGATGTCGCCCTCGGCATCGGCGGGCTGCCGCGCGGGCGCGTCGTCGAGATCTATGGCCCCGAGTCCTCCGGTAAGACGACGGTCGCCCTGCACGCGGTGGCCAACGCCCAGCGGGCCGGCGGCAACGCCGCCTTCATCGACGCCGAGCACGCCCTCGACCCGGTCTACGCCAAGGCGCTGGGCGTGGACACCGACAACCTCCTCGTCTCCCAGCCGGACACCGGCGAGCAGGCCCTCGAGATCGCGGACATGCTCATCCGCTCCGGCGGCCTGGACATCATCGTCGTCGACTCGGTGGCGGCGCTCGTGCCCAAGGCGGAGATCGAGGGGGAGATGGGCGACTCTCACGTCGGCCTCCAGGCGCGCCTCATGAGCCAGGCTCTGCGCAAGATCACCGGAGCCCTGTCCGCCACCGGCACCACCGCCATCTTCATCAACCAGCTGCGCGAGAAGATCGGCGTGTTCTTCGGCAGCCCGGAGACCACCACCGGTGGCAAGGCCCTGAAGTTCTACGCCTCCGTGCGCATCGACGTGCGCCGTATCCAGACCCTCAAGGACGGGGACCAGCCCGTGGGCAACCGGACCCGCGCCAAGGTCGTCAAGAACAAGATGGCCCCGCCCTTCAAGCAGGCCGAGTTCGACATCATCTACGGGCAGGGCATCTCCCGCGAGGGCGGGCTCATCGACCTCGGCGTCGAGAACGGTGTCATCCGCAAGTCCGGCGCCTGGTTCACCTACGGTACGGACCAGCTCGGCCAGGGCAAGGAGAACGCCCGCACCTTCCTGCGGGACAACCCGGAGCTCGCCAATGAGATCGAGAACAAGATCCTGGGTGTCCTGGGCATCGGTGAGGCCGGCCGCAAGGCCAGGGAGGAGGCGCAGGCCGCTGCCGAGGCCGCCGAGCAGGCTGCGGCCCAGGCCGCCGCGCAGACTGCCGCGCCCCAGGCCGCCGCGGCTTCCGCCGGAGGCGGCGGCGCTTCGGCACGCAAGCGCAAGAAGGCGGTGGAGGAGGCCGACGCCTTCGGTGAGGACGCCGACGGCTTCTGA
- a CDS encoding carbohydrate ABC transporter permease: MTPTTPTTAPSSRQASTAATVVSKAPARSLTVGKALAWTAMVLIMLFTLLPFYWVLRTALSSNAGIAADPTSLLPVDANLRGFARVLGMQSTEEALADGGSGAAINFWLYLRNSVIVSTLVTVGQVFFSAMAAYSFSRLRWKGRDTVFAVFLGALMVPSIFTLLPNFVLVKQLHLIDTFLGVALPTMFMTPFAVFFLKQFFMNIPRELEEAAMLDGASKVRVFFTLILPMAKAPISTLAILTYITAWNDYFWPLLVSYTDSSRVLTVALAVFRSQAPQTGPDWSGLMAATLVAALPMLLLFMAFARRIVNSIGFTGIK, encoded by the coding sequence ATGACTCCGACGACACCGACAACAGCCCCCTCCTCCCGCCAGGCGTCGACCGCGGCGACGGTCGTCTCCAAGGCCCCCGCCCGCAGCCTCACCGTGGGCAAAGCCCTGGCCTGGACCGCCATGGTGCTCATCATGCTGTTCACGCTCCTGCCCTTCTACTGGGTCCTGCGCACGGCGCTGTCCTCCAACGCGGGCATCGCCGCCGACCCCACCAGCCTGCTGCCGGTCGACGCCAACCTGCGCGGCTTCGCCCGGGTCCTTGGGATGCAGTCCACCGAGGAGGCGCTGGCCGACGGCGGCAGCGGCGCAGCCATCAACTTCTGGCTCTACCTGCGCAACTCGGTCATCGTCTCCACGCTGGTGACCGTCGGGCAGGTCTTCTTCTCGGCGATGGCCGCCTACTCCTTCTCCCGCCTGCGCTGGAAGGGACGCGACACGGTCTTCGCCGTCTTCCTGGGCGCCCTCATGGTCCCCTCGATCTTCACGCTCCTGCCCAACTTCGTGCTGGTCAAGCAGCTCCACCTCATCGACACCTTCCTGGGGGTGGCCCTGCCGACCATGTTCATGACGCCCTTCGCGGTGTTCTTCCTCAAGCAGTTCTTCATGAACATTCCCCGCGAGCTGGAGGAGGCCGCCATGCTCGACGGCGCCTCGAAGGTCCGGGTCTTCTTCACCCTCATCCTGCCCATGGCCAAGGCCCCGATCTCGACGCTGGCGATCCTGACCTACATCACGGCCTGGAACGACTACTTCTGGCCTCTGCTCGTGTCCTACACAGACTCCTCGCGGGTGCTCACGGTGGCGCTGGCAGTCTTCCGGTCCCAGGCGCCCCAGACCGGTCCCGACTGGTCCGGGCTCATGGCGGCCACCCTCGTGGCCGCGCTCCCGATGCTCCTGCTGTTCATGGCCTTCGCCCGGCGCATCGTCAACTCCATCGGCTTTACCGGAATCAAGTGA
- a CDS encoding formate--tetrahydrofolate ligase produces the protein MTEIAARAGIDSSHLIPYGRDVAKVDLAVLAPDGDGPAPVVGHGPAPADGDDPAPAVGTPPHYVVVTAMTPTSFGEGKSTVAIGLAQGLAHRGHRSLLTLRQSAMGPTFGIKGGAGGSGKARILPAERMNLHLTGDFHAITAAHNLLAALIDNHLHHGNALGIVERTITWPRVLDVNDRALRHIVIGLGATSDGVTRQASFDITPASEIMVIMSLATSLADLRERLGRVVVARNQEGRWVTAEDLGAAGAMTAVLRDALAPNLLRTSEGTPALIHTGPFGNIATGCSSVMADLVAARGLAEGPGQEPGYVLTEAGFGADMGLERFVDLKCRVSGMRPDAAVLVVTIRALKAHSGAYRILPGKDLPEAMLRENPEEVRAGAANMLRHLQIVRSFGMEPVVAINVFPTDHDSEIAEVQHLAREAGARVAAVRPVTEGGAGCADLADEVVRACRKVRDGGLAGVGRALYESSDSLRTKIDKVAAMYGADGVDYAPAAARFLEDCEADGYGDLAVVVAKTPLSLSHDPSLKGVPTGWRLPVREVRLAAGAGYVYAICGNLSTMPGLPSRPQAERIDVDTATGQILNLR, from the coding sequence ATGACCGAGATCGCGGCACGCGCCGGCATCGACAGCTCCCACCTCATCCCCTACGGCCGGGACGTGGCCAAGGTCGACCTGGCCGTCCTCGCTCCCGATGGCGACGGCCCAGCTCCCGTCGTCGGACACGGCCCAGCACCCGCCGACGGCGACGACCCAGCACCCGCCGTCGGCACCCCGCCGCACTACGTGGTCGTCACCGCCATGACCCCGACCTCCTTCGGCGAGGGCAAGTCCACCGTCGCCATCGGCCTGGCCCAGGGCCTCGCCCACCGCGGGCACCGCAGCCTGCTCACCCTGCGCCAGTCCGCCATGGGCCCCACCTTCGGCATCAAGGGCGGTGCCGGCGGCTCCGGCAAGGCCCGCATCCTGCCCGCCGAGCGCATGAACCTCCACCTGACCGGCGACTTCCATGCCATCACCGCGGCGCACAACCTCCTGGCCGCGCTGATCGACAACCACCTCCACCACGGCAACGCCCTGGGCATCGTCGAGCGCACCATCACCTGGCCCAGGGTCCTGGACGTCAACGACCGCGCCCTGCGGCACATCGTCATCGGACTCGGCGCCACGTCCGACGGCGTCACCCGCCAGGCCTCCTTCGACATCACCCCCGCCAGCGAGATCATGGTCATCATGTCCCTGGCGACATCCCTGGCGGACCTGCGCGAGCGCCTGGGACGCGTCGTCGTGGCCCGCAACCAGGAGGGACGGTGGGTCACCGCCGAGGACCTGGGCGCCGCCGGCGCCATGACGGCCGTCCTGCGCGACGCCCTGGCCCCCAACCTCCTGCGCACCAGCGAGGGCACCCCGGCCCTCATCCACACCGGCCCCTTCGGCAATATCGCCACCGGCTGCTCCTCGGTCATGGCCGACCTCGTCGCCGCCCGGGGCCTGGCCGAGGGTCCCGGCCAGGAGCCCGGCTACGTCCTGACCGAGGCCGGCTTCGGCGCCGATATGGGGCTCGAGCGCTTCGTCGACCTCAAGTGCCGGGTCTCCGGCATGCGCCCCGACGCCGCTGTCCTCGTCGTCACCATCAGGGCGCTCAAGGCCCACTCGGGTGCCTACCGAATCCTGCCCGGCAAGGACCTGCCTGAGGCCATGCTCCGGGAGAATCCCGAGGAGGTGCGTGCCGGGGCCGCCAACATGCTCAGGCACCTGCAGATCGTGCGCAGCTTCGGCATGGAGCCCGTCGTCGCCATCAACGTCTTCCCCACGGACCACGACTCCGAGATCGCCGAGGTTCAGCACCTGGCCCGCGAGGCCGGAGCCCGCGTGGCCGCCGTCAGGCCGGTGACCGAGGGCGGGGCGGGCTGCGCCGATCTGGCGGACGAGGTGGTCCGCGCCTGCCGCAAGGTGCGCGACGGCGGCCTTGCAGGCGTCGGCAGGGCCCTGTACGAGTCCTCCGACAGCCTGCGCACCAAGATCGACAAGGTCGCCGCCATGTACGGGGCCGACGGCGTCGACTACGCCCCGGCCGCCGCCCGGTTCCTTGAGGACTGCGAGGCGGATGGCTACGGGGACCTGGCGGTGGTGGTCGCCAAGACGCCGTTGTCGCTGTCCCACGACCCGTCCCTCAAGGGGGTGCCCACCGGGTGGCGCCTGCCGGTGCGCGAGGTGCGCCTGGCCGCCGGGGCCGGCTACGTCTACGCGATCTGCGGCAACCTGTCGACGATGCCCGGGCTGCCCAGCCGCCCCCAGGCCGAGCGCATCGACGTCGACACCGCCACCGGGCAGATCCTCAACCTGCGCTGA
- a CDS encoding alpha-galactosidase, translating to MTLHLRRGGTSLVLDLLDDRFPVVHHWGPDLGEVDGEDLADATLAAATSLGSNTAWITNDLPILPLTHLGWSARPAVGLSRTDGSAFCPHPTVVTHETASQDTPAGSTLVVHSSGTDTVNDLTLGTELRLEPSGMLRVRAWVRNNRPDSGRPGADLVVGELTPVLPVPDSADELLDTTGHHILERRLVRTPFTPGTRLRESWEGRPGHDAVTWLVAGPTGFGWRSGRVHGVHLAWSGNTRHLAFNPASGRKLLGAGELLLPGEVSLAPGQTYTSPWAFYSWGEGLDALAHRSHAWLRSRPSHPHRPRPVLLNTWEAVYFNHDLDKLKALADAAAQVGIERYVLDDGWFGSRRDDTSGLGDWQVSPEAWPQGLEPLVEHVHALGMEFGLWFEPEMVNVNSDLARAHPEWILSDGAGGAPEHRHQRVLDLCAPGAWEYLFDSVSTLVERLDIAYLKWDHNSPLLATGHEVAAPTAGRAGAGAVHDQTLALYRLLDALHERFPALEIESCAGGGGRIDLGIMERAQRVWASDCIDAHDRQDIQRGTMMLLPPELVGTHVGSGRAHTTLRDLDLDFRAGTALWGHMGVEWDLTRADEPTRERLASIIALHKELRDLLHSGVTVHADLPDDEALRIEGVVAPDGSEALYEVAALGQLLAWPTAPRPLPGLDPSRRYHVRLAAPAYPELRVTAGWMIGGVTLPGSYLTTTGLALPALHPDHLILLRATAVD from the coding sequence ATGACCCTCCACCTGCGCCGAGGCGGCACCTCCCTGGTGCTCGACCTGCTCGACGACCGCTTCCCGGTGGTGCACCACTGGGGCCCCGACCTGGGCGAGGTCGACGGCGAGGACCTGGCCGACGCGACCCTGGCCGCGGCGACCTCCCTGGGCAGTAACACCGCCTGGATCACCAACGACCTGCCCATCCTGCCCCTGACGCACCTGGGATGGAGCGCACGCCCAGCCGTGGGACTCTCACGCACCGACGGCTCAGCCTTCTGCCCCCACCCCACCGTCGTCACCCACGAGACCGCCAGCCAGGACACCCCCGCCGGAAGCACCCTCGTCGTGCACTCCAGCGGGACCGACACCGTCAACGACCTGACCCTGGGCACCGAGCTGCGTCTGGAGCCCAGTGGGATGCTGCGCGTGCGCGCCTGGGTCCGCAACAACCGTCCCGACTCGGGCCGCCCCGGTGCGGACCTCGTCGTCGGCGAACTCACCCCCGTGCTGCCCGTACCCGACAGCGCCGACGAGCTGCTTGACACCACCGGGCACCACATCCTCGAGCGCAGGCTCGTGCGCACCCCCTTCACCCCCGGCACCCGGCTGCGCGAGTCCTGGGAGGGACGTCCGGGGCACGACGCCGTCACCTGGCTGGTGGCCGGCCCCACCGGCTTCGGCTGGCGCAGCGGGCGCGTCCACGGCGTCCACCTGGCCTGGTCCGGCAACACCCGCCACCTGGCATTCAACCCGGCCTCGGGGCGCAAGCTCCTGGGGGCCGGAGAGCTGCTCCTGCCAGGAGAGGTCTCGCTCGCCCCCGGTCAGACCTACACCTCCCCGTGGGCCTTCTACTCCTGGGGCGAGGGCCTGGACGCCCTGGCCCACCGCAGCCACGCCTGGCTGCGCTCGCGCCCGTCCCACCCCCACCGTCCCCGCCCGGTGCTACTCAACACCTGGGAGGCCGTCTACTTCAACCACGACCTCGACAAGCTCAAGGCCTTGGCCGACGCAGCGGCCCAGGTCGGTATCGAGCGCTACGTCCTGGACGACGGCTGGTTCGGCTCACGCCGTGACGACACCTCGGGCCTGGGTGACTGGCAGGTCTCCCCCGAGGCCTGGCCCCAGGGCCTTGAGCCCCTCGTGGAGCACGTCCACGCCCTGGGCATGGAGTTCGGCCTGTGGTTCGAGCCGGAGATGGTCAACGTCAACTCCGACCTCGCCCGCGCCCACCCCGAGTGGATCCTGTCCGACGGCGCCGGCGGCGCACCCGAGCACCGTCACCAGCGGGTCCTGGACCTGTGCGCCCCCGGGGCCTGGGAGTATCTGTTCGACTCCGTCTCCACCCTGGTCGAGCGACTCGACATCGCCTATCTCAAGTGGGACCACAACTCCCCCCTGCTGGCCACCGGCCACGAGGTCGCCGCCCCGACCGCGGGGCGGGCAGGCGCGGGAGCCGTCCACGACCAGACCCTGGCCCTCTACCGCCTGCTCGACGCCCTGCACGAGCGCTTCCCCGCCCTGGAGATCGAGTCCTGCGCCGGGGGCGGCGGGCGCATCGACCTGGGCATCATGGAGCGCGCCCAGCGGGTGTGGGCCTCGGACTGCATCGACGCCCACGACCGTCAGGACATCCAGCGCGGCACGATGATGCTGCTGCCCCCAGAGCTCGTGGGCACCCACGTCGGCTCCGGGCGCGCCCACACGACCCTGCGCGACCTCGACCTCGACTTCCGTGCCGGCACCGCCCTGTGGGGACACATGGGGGTCGAGTGGGACCTCACCCGGGCCGACGAGCCCACCCGCGAGCGCCTGGCCTCCATCATCGCCTTGCACAAGGAGCTGCGCGACCTGCTGCACTCGGGGGTGACGGTCCACGCCGACCTTCCCGACGACGAGGCGCTGCGCATCGAGGGCGTTGTCGCCCCCGACGGCTCTGAGGCCCTGTACGAGGTCGCCGCGCTCGGCCAGCTCCTGGCCTGGCCGACAGCGCCGCGCCCGTTGCCCGGACTGGACCCCTCGCGCCGCTACCACGTGCGCCTGGCGGCACCGGCCTACCCCGAGCTGCGGGTGACGGCTGGCTGGATGATCGGCGGCGTGACCCTGCCGGGCTCCTACCTGACGACCACGGGCCTGGCGCTGCCGGCGCTGCACCCCGACCACCTCATCCTGCTGCGCGCCACCGCCGTCGACTGA
- a CDS encoding regulatory protein RecX has translation MPWLTPDEHQQQVEAARDLVLRRLDRSAAPRAVLARLLARKGTDPRVAEEVLDRLETVGVVDDAAYAATLARTRFAEKGAARRAIAQELRLKGIGERDLAAALEQIDAHDEADAALELAAKRLTLTRALAPEVRRRRVLAHLARKGYSTEVCAHALEQALAQEAADATA, from the coding sequence ATGCCCTGGCTCACCCCTGACGAGCACCAGCAGCAGGTCGAGGCGGCGAGGGATCTCGTCCTGCGCCGCCTCGACCGCTCGGCCGCACCGCGCGCCGTCCTCGCCCGGCTCCTCGCCCGCAAGGGGACGGACCCGCGCGTGGCCGAGGAGGTGCTCGACCGCCTCGAGACCGTCGGGGTCGTCGACGACGCCGCCTACGCCGCGACCCTCGCGCGCACCCGCTTCGCCGAGAAGGGGGCCGCCCGGCGGGCCATCGCCCAGGAGCTGCGCCTCAAGGGCATCGGTGAGCGGGACCTGGCCGCGGCGCTCGAGCAGATCGACGCCCACGACGAGGCCGACGCGGCGCTCGAGCTCGCGGCCAAGAGGCTCACTCTCACCCGTGCCCTGGCCCCCGAGGTGCGCAGGCGCCGGGTGCTGGCGCACCTGGCCCGCAAGGGCTACTCGACCGAGGTGTGCGCTCACGCGCTTGAGCAGGCCTTGGCCCAGGAGGCCGCCGACGCGACCGCTTGA
- a CDS encoding carbohydrate ABC transporter permease has protein sequence MSTSSLLAPQAGRRRRARCDTALGLTFILPATIGLLAFYIWPLIRGIWLSFTEYNLLTPETFTGLANYKRMVRDDTFWNAVVVTLEYVVINIGLQTLLALLIAVLMQRLTQSTVVRSIVLTPYLVSNVVAAMLWLWILDNTLGVTNQILESLTGSAVDFFSSSLAIPTIAVINVWRHVGYTALLIFAGLQSIPSTVYEAGKVDGASEWRMFWRITMPLLRPILALVLIMTMIGSFQVFDTVSVATQGGPVNASRVLQYYIYDMAFGRFQFGYASAMAVGLLLVLAAITILQYRMTRAGETDLD, from the coding sequence ATGTCAACCTCGTCCCTGCTCGCACCGCAAGCGGGTCGGCGGCGCCGAGCGCGCTGCGACACCGCGCTCGGCCTGACCTTCATCCTGCCGGCGACGATCGGCCTCCTCGCCTTCTACATCTGGCCCCTCATCCGGGGCATCTGGCTGTCCTTCACCGAGTACAACCTCCTGACCCCTGAGACCTTCACCGGCCTGGCCAACTACAAGCGTATGGTCCGGGACGACACCTTCTGGAACGCCGTCGTCGTCACCCTGGAGTACGTCGTCATCAACATCGGCCTGCAGACGCTCCTGGCGCTGCTCATCGCCGTCCTCATGCAGCGCCTGACCCAGTCCACCGTCGTGCGCTCGATCGTGCTGACGCCCTACCTCGTGTCCAACGTGGTCGCCGCCATGCTGTGGCTGTGGATCCTGGACAACACGCTGGGTGTCACCAACCAGATCCTGGAGTCCTTGACGGGCTCGGCGGTGGACTTCTTCTCCTCATCACTGGCCATCCCCACCATCGCCGTCATCAACGTGTGGCGCCACGTGGGCTACACGGCCCTGCTCATCTTCGCGGGCCTGCAGTCGATCCCGAGCACGGTCTACGAGGCGGGCAAGGTCGACGGCGCCAGCGAGTGGCGGATGTTCTGGCGGATCACCATGCCGCTGCTGCGTCCCATCCTGGCGCTCGTGCTCATCATGACGATGATCGGCTCCTTCCAGGTCTTCGACACCGTCTCCGTGGCCACCCAGGGCGGCCCCGTCAACGCCTCGCGCGTGCTGCAGTACTACATCTACGACATGGCCTTCGGGCGCTTCCAGTTCGGGTACGCCTCCGCCATGGCGGTGGGCCTGCTGCTCGTCCTGGCGGCGATCACGATCCTTCAGTACCGCATGACCCGTGCGGGCGAGACGGACCTGGACTGA
- a CDS encoding phosphoenolpyruvate carboxykinase (GTP) gives MTHSASALTRAGLTNTHVHEFVAEWSRVLTPDHIEVISSDDDARLLSEALADGEILEAGHGRYLAHSHPKDTARSEERTVVSTHDPADTGVYNNWRHAEEVRPQQVERMSGAMTGKTMYVVPYLMAPPGSPLQRWAVGVELTDNRVVVLQMLRMARVGVQYLNDLVDPAFFVRAVHATGDLDALGQGTAEDQRLFATIADRREILHFGSAYGGNALLGKIAHGLRQGSYDGWASGRFMGEQFMLIGIRDKETGRVYHVCGGMPSASGKTNLAMMLPPAALGERYEVDFYGDDIVWLRVDENDGRVYGMNPEYGTFGVAKDTNWESNPNAMHAVAEGTGTLFVNVAHHEDTHELWWEGKTPDYPEDVTGWRDWRNERIDERPAERRRSGEDADLWSQKNSRFTARLSVVPNIAEDYERPEGVPIDAIIFGGRCRDREPLIRAITDLAEGVYDGLTLGAEATFAAEGTEGRLRYDPMSMRPFMAFPEGAYAQHWLNVLSQAKHQPIFAHVNWFQRDGEDGHFLWPGYGENLRALLWLIDLKEGRAQGRQTPVGIVPLPEELNLEGFEGSREDLDQLLEVDLDRWSQEIALREEHLGQFEGLPEEIWQAHRRVSAAVAEAREATTGSQD, from the coding sequence GTGACTCACTCCGCCTCGGCCCTGACGCGGGCCGGACTGACCAACACCCACGTCCATGAGTTCGTCGCCGAGTGGTCGCGCGTGCTGACCCCCGACCACATCGAGGTGATCAGCTCCGACGACGACGCCCGCCTGCTCTCCGAGGCCCTGGCGGACGGCGAGATCCTCGAGGCCGGCCACGGCCGCTACCTGGCCCACAGCCACCCCAAGGACACCGCCCGTTCCGAGGAGCGCACGGTCGTGTCCACCCACGACCCCGCCGACACGGGCGTCTACAACAACTGGCGCCACGCCGAGGAGGTCCGCCCCCAGCAGGTCGAGCGCATGAGCGGTGCCATGACCGGCAAGACCATGTACGTCGTGCCCTATCTCATGGCCCCTCCCGGCTCCCCGCTGCAGCGCTGGGCCGTGGGCGTGGAGCTGACGGACAACCGCGTCGTCGTGCTGCAGATGCTGCGCATGGCCCGGGTGGGCGTGCAGTACCTCAATGACCTGGTGGACCCCGCCTTCTTCGTGCGCGCCGTCCACGCCACCGGGGACCTGGACGCACTGGGACAGGGCACCGCGGAGGACCAGCGCCTCTTCGCCACCATCGCCGACCGCCGCGAGATCCTGCACTTCGGCTCCGCCTACGGCGGCAACGCCCTGCTGGGCAAGATCGCCCACGGGCTGCGCCAGGGCTCCTACGACGGCTGGGCCTCCGGGCGCTTCATGGGCGAGCAGTTCATGCTCATCGGCATCCGGGACAAGGAGACCGGCCGCGTCTACCACGTGTGCGGCGGTATGCCCTCGGCCTCCGGCAAGACGAACCTGGCCATGATGCTGCCGCCCGCCGCGCTGGGCGAGCGCTACGAGGTCGACTTCTACGGCGACGACATCGTGTGGCTGCGCGTTGACGAGAACGACGGCCGCGTCTACGGCATGAACCCCGAGTACGGCACCTTCGGCGTCGCCAAGGACACGAACTGGGAGTCCAACCCCAACGCCATGCACGCCGTCGCCGAGGGTACGGGGACGCTCTTCGTCAACGTCGCCCACCACGAGGACACCCACGAGCTGTGGTGGGAGGGCAAGACCCCCGACTACCCCGAGGACGTCACGGGCTGGCGGGACTGGCGCAACGAGCGCATCGACGAGCGCCCGGCCGAGCGCCGGCGCTCGGGGGAGGACGCGGACCTGTGGAGCCAGAAGAACTCGCGCTTCACGGCCCGCCTGTCGGTGGTGCCCAACATCGCCGAGGACTACGAGCGCCCCGAGGGCGTACCCATCGACGCCATCATCTTCGGCGGCCGCTGCCGCGACCGCGAGCCCCTCATCCGCGCCATCACCGACCTGGCCGAGGGCGTCTACGACGGGTTGACCCTGGGCGCGGAGGCAACCTTCGCGGCCGAGGGCACCGAAGGGCGCCTGCGCTACGACCCCATGTCCATGCGTCCCTTCATGGCCTTCCCCGAGGGCGCCTACGCCCAGCACTGGCTCAACGTCCTGAGCCAGGCCAAGCACCAGCCCATCTTCGCCCACGTCAACTGGTTCCAGCGCGACGGCGAGGACGGCCACTTCCTGTGGCCCGGCTACGGGGAGAACCTGCGGGCGCTGCTGTGGCTCATCGACCTCAAGGAGGGCCGTGCTCAGGGACGCCAGACCCCGGTCGGCATCGTGCCGCTGCCCGAGGAGCTCAACCTCGAGGGCTTCGAGGGCTCGCGCGAGGACCTGGACCAGCTGCTCGAGGTCGACCTGGATCGCTGGTCGCAGGAGATCGCCCTGCGCGAGGAGCACCTGGGCCAGTTCGAGGGGCTTCCCGAGGAGATCTGGCAGGCCCACCGCCGGGTGAGCGCCGCGGTGGCCGAGGCCCGGGAGGCGACCACAGGGTCACAGGACTGA